A genomic region of Mesorhizobium sp. NZP2077 contains the following coding sequences:
- a CDS encoding DeoR/GlpR family DNA-binding transcription regulator, translated as MEHSRLSKKERHALILSEVRRSASIRISRLALRLGVAGETIRRDLIELGDAGLLNRTYGGATISLVTSEPVIAERSQTMIEERARIGHGAAGLVEKGQIVMIDGGSTTYEVARSLSQLKRELTIITNSIGVASVTGANPTFRVILCPGTYDSREASVVGEDTVEFVKRYNADIAIIGASSLSVDGPSDMISGAAAVKRAMIARALSTALVVTNDKFGRNSLERVCGLGELSDIVTDREPQPALRAVIEAAGTELHVFNGV; from the coding sequence ATGGAGCACAGCCGGCTATCGAAGAAGGAGCGCCATGCGCTTATCCTGTCGGAAGTGCGCCGCTCGGCCTCGATCCGTATCTCCAGGCTCGCTTTGCGGCTGGGTGTTGCCGGCGAAACGATCCGCCGCGATCTGATCGAGCTTGGCGATGCAGGACTGCTCAACCGCACTTATGGTGGCGCGACGATCTCGCTGGTGACATCCGAACCGGTGATCGCCGAGCGCAGCCAGACCATGATCGAGGAGCGTGCCCGGATCGGGCATGGTGCGGCCGGACTGGTCGAGAAAGGCCAGATCGTGATGATCGATGGCGGCTCGACCACCTACGAGGTGGCGCGCAGTCTCTCGCAGCTGAAACGCGAGTTGACCATCATCACCAATTCCATCGGCGTGGCCTCGGTGACTGGGGCCAATCCGACCTTCCGGGTTATCCTGTGCCCCGGAACCTATGACAGCCGCGAAGCCAGCGTGGTCGGTGAGGATACGGTGGAATTCGTCAAGCGCTACAATGCCGATATTGCCATCATCGGCGCCTCGAGCCTGTCGGTGGACGGCCCCAGCGACATGATCTCGGGGGCGGCGGCGGTCAAGCGGGCGATGATCGCGCGCGCGTTGTCGACAGCGCTTGTGGTGACCAACGACAAGTTCGGCCGCAACAGCCTGGAACGCGTCTGCGGGCTCGGCGAGCTTTCCGACATCGTCACCGATCGTGAGCCGCAACCGGCGCTGCGCGCCGTCATTGAAGCGGCTGGAACGGAACTCCATGTCTTCAACGGCGTCTGA
- a CDS encoding ABC transporter ATP-binding protein, which produces MTRPFLSIRAVRKTFGAFVAVHNVTIDVPKGEFLTFLGPSGSGKSTTLYAIAGFQDPSSGDVLLEDRSLLSVPSHKRNIGMVFQRYTLFPHLSVAENVAFPLRVRRRPDGEIKRKVADMLALVRLENFADRHPGALSGGQQQRVALARALAYDPPILLMDEPLSALDKKLRQEIQTEIRRIHRETGVTILYVTHDQEEALHLSDRIALFREGRIEQIGTGEDLYLRPASEFVAGFIGNSNFLPAEHLHTAGETSTIRLTDGSIVTGVKTTTSFGQGQKVRLMVRPEAFRLTPGPTSAALAVEIIDTAFFGDRRRIVARTAGGDEIDIRPTSDAEGADSTIASGQRIFFDPASAFLFPA; this is translated from the coding sequence ATGACACGACCGTTCCTGTCCATACGCGCGGTAAGAAAGACGTTCGGCGCCTTCGTCGCCGTCCACAACGTCACCATCGATGTGCCCAAGGGTGAGTTCCTGACGTTCCTCGGCCCGTCGGGCTCCGGCAAGTCGACCACGCTCTACGCCATTGCCGGTTTCCAGGATCCGAGCTCAGGCGATGTGCTCCTGGAGGACAGGTCGCTGCTTTCGGTGCCGTCGCACAAGCGCAACATCGGCATGGTTTTCCAGCGCTACACGCTGTTCCCGCATCTGAGCGTCGCCGAGAATGTCGCCTTTCCGCTGCGCGTGCGCCGCCGGCCCGATGGCGAGATCAAGCGCAAGGTCGCCGACATGCTGGCGCTGGTGCGCCTCGAAAATTTCGCCGATCGCCATCCGGGCGCGCTGTCTGGCGGGCAGCAACAGCGCGTGGCGCTTGCCCGCGCGCTCGCCTACGACCCGCCGATCCTCTTGATGGACGAGCCGCTGTCGGCACTCGACAAGAAGCTGCGCCAGGAAATCCAGACCGAGATCCGCCGCATCCACCGCGAGACCGGTGTCACCATCCTCTATGTCACGCATGACCAGGAGGAGGCGCTGCATCTTTCGGATCGCATCGCCCTGTTCAGGGAAGGCCGCATCGAACAGATCGGCACCGGTGAGGATCTTTACCTCAGGCCGGCGAGCGAGTTCGTCGCCGGCTTCATCGGCAACTCGAATTTCCTGCCGGCCGAGCATTTGCATACCGCGGGTGAGACATCGACGATCCGCCTGACTGACGGCTCGATCGTGACCGGCGTCAAGACGACAACGTCCTTCGGCCAAGGCCAGAAGGTCCGGCTGATGGTGCGCCCGGAAGCCTTCCGCCTCACACCCGGGCCGACAAGCGCGGCACTCGCCGTCGAGATCATCGACACCGCCTTCTTCGGTGACCGCCGGCGCATCGTGGCGCGCACGGCCGGTGGCGATGAGATCGACATCAGGCCAACCTCTGACGCAGAGGGGGCGGATAGCACCATCGCATCAGGTCAGCGTATCTTTTTCGATCCCGCTTCGGCGTTCCTGTTCCCGGCCTGA
- a CDS encoding ABC transporter permease gives MLLDYDRLGWLRVALVGFTAAVAAFLLLPVVFIVLLSFGSSRWLAFPPPGWTLKWYQQLLADPSWIDAALTSARIAAMAAILAVIIGLFASFSLVRGEFRGRQVLRGLLLTPMVLPVVVFAIAIYAFFLRIGLAGTTVGFVIAHTILALPFAIIPITAALEGFDKSIEDAAIVCGASPLQARLRITLPSIRIGIFSAAIFSFLASWDEVVVAIFMASPTLQTLPVKIWGSLRADLSPVVAAASSLLVGLTLCLMIVTALLRRKLSR, from the coding sequence ATGCTGCTCGACTACGACAGGCTCGGATGGCTGCGCGTGGCGCTTGTCGGCTTCACAGCGGCAGTCGCGGCTTTCCTGTTGCTGCCGGTGGTCTTCATCGTGCTCCTGTCATTCGGCTCGTCGCGCTGGCTGGCCTTCCCGCCGCCCGGCTGGACGCTGAAATGGTACCAGCAGCTGCTGGCCGACCCGAGCTGGATCGATGCAGCGCTGACCAGCGCCAGGATTGCCGCCATGGCCGCAATCCTCGCCGTCATTATCGGTCTGTTCGCCTCCTTCAGCCTGGTCAGGGGCGAGTTTCGCGGACGCCAGGTTCTGCGCGGACTGCTATTGACGCCGATGGTGCTGCCAGTCGTAGTGTTCGCCATCGCCATCTACGCCTTCTTCCTGCGCATTGGCCTCGCCGGCACCACGGTCGGCTTCGTCATCGCGCATACCATCCTGGCGCTGCCTTTCGCGATCATCCCGATCACCGCGGCGCTCGAGGGTTTCGACAAATCCATCGAGGACGCGGCCATCGTCTGCGGCGCCAGCCCGCTGCAGGCACGGCTGAGGATCACCTTGCCGTCGATCAGGATCGGCATCTTCTCGGCGGCGATCTTCTCCTTTCTGGCTTCATGGGACGAGGTCGTGGTGGCGATCTTCATGGCGAGCCCGACCTTGCAGACCTTGCCGGTGAAGATCTGGGGCAGCCTGCGCGCCGACCTCAGCCCAGTCGTCGCCGCCGCCTCCAGCCTGCTTGTCGGCCTGACCTTGTGCCTGATGATCGTGACCGCACTCCTTCGCAGAAAATTGTCCCGATGA
- a CDS encoding ABC transporter permease: protein MQGSSFRRSSVAGLPAGSGSAFPALLLVGLFFIVPVVALLLRSVTDPEPGLQNYATLFGSGTYVRVFLNTFLVASVVTAVTILVAYPVAWMLAIMPPAFGSIVFGIIILSMWTNLLTRTYAWMVLLQRTGVINRALMGLGIIHEPLPLINNLAGVTIGMVYIMLPFMILPLVGTLRAIDPMTLRAAALCGASPFEAFRRILLPLSLPGIAAGGLMVFVMSLGYFVTPALLGGTSNMMLAEMIAQTVQSLLNWGLGSAAAFVLLVVTMALYAIQLRLVGARRAGGGL from the coding sequence ATGCAGGGAAGTTCCTTTAGACGCAGCTCGGTTGCCGGCCTGCCGGCCGGCAGCGGCAGCGCCTTCCCGGCCCTGCTCCTGGTCGGCCTGTTCTTCATCGTGCCGGTGGTCGCCCTGCTGCTGCGCAGCGTCACCGATCCCGAACCGGGCTTGCAGAATTACGCGACGCTGTTCGGCAGCGGCACCTATGTGCGGGTGTTCCTCAACACCTTCCTGGTCGCATCGGTCGTCACCGCCGTCACCATCCTGGTGGCCTATCCCGTCGCCTGGATGCTGGCGATCATGCCGCCCGCCTTCGGCTCGATCGTCTTCGGCATCATCATCCTGTCGATGTGGACGAACCTTCTCACCCGCACCTATGCGTGGATGGTGCTGCTGCAGCGCACGGGGGTGATCAACAGGGCACTGATGGGCCTGGGTATCATCCACGAGCCGCTGCCGCTCATCAACAATCTGGCCGGCGTCACCATCGGCATGGTCTACATCATGCTGCCCTTCATGATCCTGCCACTGGTCGGCACGCTGCGCGCGATCGACCCGATGACGCTGCGCGCGGCCGCCCTTTGCGGTGCAAGCCCGTTCGAGGCCTTCCGCCGCATCCTCCTGCCGCTGTCGCTTCCCGGCATCGCCGCCGGCGGCCTGATGGTCTTCGTCATGTCGCTTGGCTACTTCGTCACGCCTGCGCTGCTCGGCGGCACATCGAACATGATGCTGGCCGAGATGATCGCCCAGACGGTGCAGTCGCTGCTCAACTGGGGACTCGGCAGTGCGGCCGCCTTCGTCCTGCTCGTCGTCACCATGGCGCTCTACGCGATCCAGCTTCGCCTGGTCGGCGCCAGGCGCGCCGGCGGAGGGCTCTGA
- a CDS encoding ABC transporter substrate-binding protein, producing the protein MKLILTGLLAGLLAATAAKADEMAFTSWGGTTQEAQTKSWAAPFEASSGIKVLQDGPTDYGKLKAMVDAGNVTWDVVDVEMDFAIKAAKDGLLEPIDYAVVPKADLDPRFSNEHAVGSFYYSFVLAWNKGTVTGEPTGWADMFDTQKFPGKRTFYKWSAPGVIEIALLADGVPADKLYPLDLDRAFKKLDTIKSDIVWWGGGAESQQLIASGEAAFGQLWNGRVFALQQDGTDVGVAWNQNLTAADVLIVPKGAKNKDSAMKFLAAATSPTGQAKFAEASGYAPINTKAKAEMPADAVKALPDAHVEGQINLDMNYWAEHRDEIATRWYAWQTK; encoded by the coding sequence ATGAAACTGATTTTGACCGGCCTGCTGGCCGGACTGCTAGCCGCAACCGCCGCCAAGGCCGACGAGATGGCGTTCACCAGTTGGGGCGGCACCACGCAGGAGGCACAGACCAAATCCTGGGCGGCCCCCTTCGAAGCCAGCTCCGGCATCAAGGTGCTGCAGGACGGACCGACCGACTACGGCAAGCTCAAGGCCATGGTCGATGCCGGCAATGTCACCTGGGATGTCGTTGACGTGGAGATGGATTTCGCCATAAAGGCCGCCAAGGACGGGCTGCTGGAGCCGATCGACTATGCGGTTGTGCCCAAGGCCGATCTCGACCCGCGCTTCAGCAATGAGCATGCTGTCGGCAGCTTCTACTATTCCTTCGTGCTCGCCTGGAACAAGGGCACAGTCACTGGCGAACCGACCGGCTGGGCCGACATGTTCGACACCCAGAAGTTTCCCGGCAAGCGGACCTTCTACAAATGGTCGGCGCCGGGCGTCATCGAAATCGCGCTGCTGGCCGACGGCGTGCCGGCGGACAAGCTCTATCCGCTCGATCTCGACCGTGCCTTCAAGAAACTCGACACCATCAAATCCGATATCGTCTGGTGGGGCGGCGGTGCCGAGTCGCAGCAGTTGATCGCCTCCGGCGAGGCCGCCTTCGGCCAGCTGTGGAACGGTCGCGTCTTCGCCCTCCAGCAGGATGGCACCGATGTCGGCGTCGCCTGGAACCAGAACCTCACCGCAGCCGACGTGCTCATCGTGCCGAAGGGCGCCAAGAACAAGGACAGCGCGATGAAGTTCCTCGCTGCCGCCACCAGCCCAACCGGCCAGGCGAAATTCGCCGAGGCAAGCGGCTATGCGCCGATCAATACCAAGGCCAAGGCGGAGATGCCGGCCGATGCCGTCAAGGCCCTGCCAGATGCCCATGTCGAGGGCCAGATCAACCTCGACATGAACTACTGGGCCGAGCATCGCGACGAGATCGCCACGCGCTGGTATGCCTGGCAGACCAAGTAA
- a CDS encoding aldehyde dehydrogenase, which yields MTDAFFRNFIDGRFDEPSATFDSVDPSTGAAWAKMPAASETDVDHAVEAAHRALRSGPWRRMTATARGKLLVKLGDLVAANAARLAELETRDTGKIIRETRAQIAYVGDYYRYYGGLADKHEGAHVPIDKPDLDVTIRREPIGVVAAVVPWNSQLFLSAVKLGPALAAGCTIVLKASEDGPAPLLAFAELVHEAGFPPGVVNILTGFGHECGRRLTSHTLVSRVAFTGGPSTARAIVRNTAENLAYTTLELGGKSPVVVFADADLDSAANAVVAGIFAATGQSCVAGSRLLVERSVKDEFLARLKSKAEAIRIGDPQDPATEMGPLATLRQRDWIEKVVAESLARGGTLITGGTRPAGDGFYYAPTIIDAGGSDLLCVREELFGPVLSVLAFDTEAQALALANDTPFGLASGVFTSNLGKAHRMARDIHAGVVWVNTYRAVSPLVPFGGYGLSGLGREGGLDAIRDYTRSKSVWINTSDEPIPDPFVMR from the coding sequence ATGACCGACGCTTTTTTTAGGAACTTCATCGACGGCCGCTTCGACGAGCCATCCGCCACGTTCGACAGTGTCGACCCGTCGACCGGCGCGGCCTGGGCGAAGATGCCGGCGGCAAGCGAGACCGATGTCGACCACGCCGTCGAGGCGGCGCACCGCGCTCTGCGTTCCGGCCCATGGCGAAGGATGACCGCGACGGCGCGCGGAAAGCTGCTGGTCAAGCTCGGCGACCTCGTCGCCGCCAATGCCGCACGCCTGGCCGAGCTCGAGACACGCGACACCGGCAAGATCATCCGCGAGACCCGCGCCCAGATCGCCTATGTCGGCGACTACTATCGCTATTATGGCGGGCTTGCCGACAAGCACGAAGGCGCGCACGTGCCGATCGACAAGCCGGATCTCGACGTCACCATCCGCCGCGAACCGATCGGCGTCGTAGCCGCGGTGGTGCCTTGGAATTCGCAGCTCTTCCTCTCGGCCGTCAAGCTCGGCCCGGCGCTTGCCGCCGGCTGCACCATCGTGCTCAAGGCCTCAGAGGACGGCCCGGCGCCGCTGCTCGCCTTTGCCGAACTGGTTCATGAGGCTGGCTTTCCCCCAGGCGTCGTCAACATCCTCACCGGCTTCGGCCATGAGTGCGGCCGGCGCCTGACCAGCCATACGCTGGTTTCGCGCGTCGCCTTCACAGGCGGCCCATCGACGGCGCGCGCCATCGTCAGGAACACGGCGGAGAACCTTGCCTACACCACGCTGGAACTCGGCGGCAAAAGCCCGGTCGTCGTCTTTGCCGACGCCGACCTCGACAGCGCTGCCAACGCGGTCGTCGCCGGTATTTTCGCCGCGACCGGCCAGAGCTGCGTCGCCGGCTCGCGGCTGCTGGTCGAGCGTTCGGTGAAGGATGAATTCCTCGCCCGCCTGAAGAGCAAGGCCGAGGCTATCCGCATCGGCGATCCCCAGGATCCGGCGACCGAAATGGGTCCGCTCGCCACGCTGCGCCAGCGCGACTGGATCGAGAAGGTTGTCGCGGAAAGCCTCGCCCGGGGCGGCACGCTCATCACTGGCGGAACACGGCCAGCCGGTGACGGCTTCTACTACGCACCGACCATCATCGACGCCGGCGGCAGCGACCTGCTCTGCGTACGCGAGGAATTGTTCGGTCCGGTGCTCAGCGTGCTCGCCTTCGACACCGAGGCGCAGGCGCTGGCGCTCGCCAACGACACGCCCTTCGGCCTGGCTTCCGGCGTGTTCACCAGCAATCTTGGCAAGGCGCACCGCATGGCGCGCGACATCCATGCCGGCGTCGTCTGGGTCAACACCTATCGCGCCGTATCGCCGCTCGTTCCCTTCGGCGGCTACGGCCTGTCGGGCCTCGGCCGCGAAGGCGGGCTCGATGCCATCAGAGACTATACGCGCTCGAAATCCGTCTGGATCAACACCTCGGACGAGCCGATCCCCGATCCCTTCGTCATGCGCTGA
- a CDS encoding LLM class flavin-dependent oxidoreductase: MKFSLFVHMERSDLTKPHSELVTELEELVLMAEQAGFETAWIGEHHGMEFTISPNPFINIAYLAAKSTRIRLGTGTLIAPFWHPIKLAGEAAMADVISGGRLDIGIARGAYTYEYQRIFPGLDAWGAGQRMREIIPAIRGLWDGDFELSGEFWQFPTTTSSPKPVQKPYPPIWVAARDPNSHDFAVANGCKVQVTPLASGDDEVTSLMQRFNTACAAHPEIERPEIMLLMHTFVAEDAADADRLTQELSTFYCQFGAWFQNKKPVHQGILEPLTPDEIAAMPQYAPDKIRQNLVIGEADEVIARLKAYEALGYDQYSIWIDSGLSHERKKKSLQLFIDRVMPAFL, from the coding sequence ATGAAATTCTCGCTCTTCGTGCACATGGAACGCTCGGACTTGACCAAGCCGCATTCCGAGCTTGTGACCGAGCTCGAGGAACTGGTCCTCATGGCCGAACAGGCAGGGTTTGAGACCGCCTGGATCGGCGAGCATCACGGCATGGAATTCACCATCTCGCCCAACCCTTTCATCAACATCGCTTATCTCGCCGCCAAAAGCACCCGCATCCGCCTCGGCACCGGAACCCTGATCGCGCCCTTCTGGCATCCGATCAAGCTTGCCGGCGAAGCGGCGATGGCCGACGTCATCAGCGGCGGCCGGCTCGACATCGGCATCGCGCGCGGCGCCTACACATATGAGTATCAGCGCATCTTTCCCGGCCTCGACGCCTGGGGGGCTGGCCAGCGCATGCGCGAGATCATACCGGCGATCCGCGGCCTCTGGGACGGCGACTTCGAACTCTCCGGCGAGTTCTGGCAATTTCCTACCACTACTTCCTCGCCCAAGCCGGTGCAGAAACCCTACCCGCCGATCTGGGTGGCGGCTCGCGACCCGAACTCGCACGATTTCGCCGTCGCCAATGGCTGCAAGGTCCAGGTGACGCCGCTGGCATCAGGCGATGACGAGGTGACGAGCCTGATGCAGCGCTTCAACACCGCCTGCGCCGCGCATCCTGAGATCGAACGGCCGGAAATCATGCTTTTGATGCACACCTTCGTTGCCGAAGACGCGGCCGACGCCGATCGCCTCACGCAGGAACTGTCGACTTTCTACTGCCAGTTCGGCGCCTGGTTCCAGAACAAAAAGCCGGTGCATCAAGGCATATTGGAACCGCTGACGCCGGACGAGATCGCGGCCATGCCGCAATACGCGCCCGACAAGATCCGACAGAACCTGGTGATCGGCGAGGCCGATGAGGTCATCGCCCGGCTGAAGGCCTATGAGGCGCTCGGCTACGACCAGTATTCGATCTGGATCGACAGCGGGCTTTCGCACGAGCGCAAGAAAAAATCGCTGCAACTATTCATCGACCGGGTGATGCCGGCCTTCCTCTGA
- a CDS encoding alpha/beta fold hydrolase, whose protein sequence is MADASAWARQGTAPDGTGFIRAGSGTPVLFIHGVGMNAAIWQPQIERMAGGFDVIAIDMLGHGLSPLPPQHPELADYADQALRLLDHLGLDKVSVIGHSMGALVAQELALRAPERVRRIVSLNAVFRRPPELAEAVRQRAVALNGRSDTAGTAQTIARWFGDPVPAQLETAAQKTASALSAIDPEGYARTYRLFARADGDHADRLPTLAVPALFMTGSEDRNSSPAMSAAMARLAPQGRCTVLPGEKHMMAVAAPDLTTRHIVDFLAEDEAAEQDGSAKTNPGFDSGEFRRALGSFLTGVTIVTTIGPEGEPRGFTANSFTSVSLDPPLVLVCIAHKASGHPVFATSKSFAINVLNEGQKAASGVFASKAADKFASVTWHPGQTGSPVLDGSVASFDCDMERLVEAGDHSILIGRVRDFEHNSAQPLGYCRGAYVAPGLSQDALAATQPGTDVGAILENGGRILFLETADGFELPRGRGLGSAGDGNSLRGLLAKKAIEAQLGFLFAVWDDAGPVSRTHVCYRGTFDVPASSDRGIRLIEIDAIEGLKIADPAIRSMLERYVRECSVDAFGVYVGNDVEGEVRPLARPSASTVNTGDHG, encoded by the coding sequence ATGGCTGACGCTTCCGCATGGGCTCGACAGGGCACCGCTCCCGACGGCACCGGCTTCATCCGCGCTGGATCGGGCACGCCGGTGCTGTTCATCCATGGCGTCGGCATGAACGCAGCGATCTGGCAGCCGCAGATCGAGCGCATGGCCGGTGGCTTTGACGTGATCGCCATCGACATGCTCGGCCACGGCCTTTCGCCGCTGCCGCCGCAGCACCCGGAACTGGCCGACTACGCCGACCAGGCCCTTCGCCTGCTCGACCATCTCGGCCTCGACAAGGTATCCGTCATCGGCCACTCGATGGGTGCGCTCGTTGCCCAGGAACTCGCGCTGCGCGCGCCGGAGCGCGTCCGCCGCATCGTTTCCCTGAATGCCGTGTTCCGGCGTCCACCTGAACTGGCCGAAGCCGTTCGCCAGCGCGCGGTGGCGCTCAACGGCCGCAGCGATACGGCCGGCACGGCACAGACCATCGCCCGCTGGTTCGGAGATCCGGTGCCGGCCCAGCTGGAAACGGCTGCCCAGAAGACAGCATCCGCACTGAGCGCGATCGACCCGGAAGGCTATGCTCGCACCTACCGCCTGTTCGCTCGTGCCGACGGCGATCATGCCGACCGCCTGCCGACGCTGGCCGTGCCGGCGCTGTTCATGACCGGCTCCGAGGACAGGAACTCTTCGCCGGCAATGTCGGCCGCGATGGCACGCCTGGCGCCGCAGGGCCGCTGCACGGTGCTGCCGGGCGAGAAGCACATGATGGCGGTCGCGGCACCTGACCTCACCACGCGCCACATTGTTGACTTCCTCGCAGAGGACGAAGCGGCCGAACAAGACGGCTCTGCGAAGACGAATCCCGGGTTCGACAGCGGCGAGTTCCGCCGTGCGCTTGGCTCCTTCCTCACCGGCGTTACTATCGTCACGACGATCGGACCCGAAGGCGAGCCGCGCGGCTTCACCGCCAATTCCTTCACCTCTGTGTCGCTCGATCCGCCACTGGTGCTGGTCTGCATCGCCCACAAGGCATCAGGCCATCCCGTCTTCGCGACCTCGAAGAGCTTCGCCATCAACGTCCTCAACGAGGGTCAAAAGGCAGCGTCCGGCGTCTTCGCCTCGAAAGCGGCCGACAAATTCGCCTCGGTAACCTGGCACCCCGGCCAGACCGGCAGCCCCGTGCTGGACGGCTCCGTCGCGTCCTTCGACTGCGACATGGAGCGGCTGGTCGAGGCCGGCGATCATTCGATCCTCATCGGCCGCGTCCGCGATTTCGAGCACAACTCCGCGCAGCCGCTCGGCTATTGCCGCGGCGCCTATGTCGCACCCGGCCTCAGCCAGGATGCGCTGGCCGCCACCCAGCCCGGCACCGATGTCGGCGCCATCCTCGAAAATGGCGGCCGGATCCTGTTCCTGGAAACGGCGGACGGTTTCGAACTGCCGCGCGGCCGAGGGTTGGGCTCGGCAGGCGATGGCAATAGTCTGCGAGGACTGCTTGCGAAGAAGGCCATCGAGGCTCAGCTCGGCTTCCTGTTCGCCGTCTGGGACGACGCAGGACCTGTTTCGCGCACGCATGTCTGCTATCGCGGCACATTCGATGTGCCCGCTTCCAGCGATCGCGGCATCCGGCTCATCGAGATCGACGCGATCGAAGGATTGAAGATCGCCGATCCGGCGATCCGCTCGATGCTCGAGCGCTATGTCAGGGAATGCTCGGTGGATGCATTCGGCGTCTATGTCGGCAACGATGTCGAAGGCGAGGTCCGGCCGCTCGCCAGACCCAGCGCTTCCACCGTCAATACAGGTGACCACGGATGA
- a CDS encoding amino acid synthesis family protein translates to MQPAIRKIVTYTENTLIEGGKVASSPLRLIGVAAVLTNPWAGRGFTDDLSPEIRACAPVLGEILTREIIAIAGSGEAIEGYGKAAICGTSGEIEHASALIHTLHFGNHYRRAVGAKTYLAFTNLRGGPNTPIMIPLMDKNDEGRRSHYLTVHFQIGDAPAPDELVVALGASIGGRPHHRIGDRYQDLKELGDVHG, encoded by the coding sequence ATGCAGCCTGCCATCCGCAAGATCGTGACCTATACCGAGAACACGCTGATCGAAGGCGGCAAGGTCGCCTCCAGCCCTCTGCGCCTGATCGGCGTCGCCGCAGTGCTGACCAATCCCTGGGCCGGTCGCGGCTTCACCGACGATCTGTCGCCCGAAATCCGCGCCTGCGCGCCGGTGCTGGGAGAGATCCTGACCCGCGAGATCATTGCCATCGCCGGTTCCGGCGAGGCGATCGAGGGCTATGGCAAGGCGGCGATTTGCGGCACGTCAGGCGAGATCGAGCATGCCTCGGCGCTGATCCACACGCTGCATTTCGGCAATCATTATCGCCGCGCCGTCGGCGCCAAGACCTATCTTGCCTTCACCAACCTGCGCGGCGGGCCGAACACGCCGATCATGATCCCGCTGATGGACAAGAATGACGAAGGACGGCGCTCGCATTACCTCACCGTGCATTTTCAGATCGGCGATGCGCCGGCGCCGGACGAACTGGTGGTCGCCCTTGGCGCGTCGATCGGCGGTCGCCCGCATCACCGCATCGGCGATCGCTATCAGGACCTCAAGGAGCTTGGGGACGTGCATGGCTGA
- a CDS encoding GntR family transcriptional regulator: MPDDTLRIDRSAKTLRTLALERMRDAIMDFHFQPGERLVERPLCDQLGVSRSVVREVLRQLEAEGLVQMIPGHGPAVARPDLGRTDEIYELRALLEGIAARACALSATGEQLATLERALADLFEAWASGTPPAVMRATTKFYEALFEAADKRVAWEIVSGLNVRINQLRSMTIVSTNRREAAIAEMNEIMDAIRARKPEEAEAAARRHVESAWQIARTALRPPA; encoded by the coding sequence ATGCCAGACGACACGCTTCGCATCGACCGCAGCGCCAAGACCTTGAGGACGCTGGCGCTGGAACGCATGCGCGACGCGATCATGGATTTCCACTTCCAGCCCGGCGAAAGGCTGGTCGAGCGGCCACTTTGCGACCAGCTTGGCGTCAGCCGTTCCGTCGTGCGCGAGGTTCTGCGGCAGCTGGAGGCCGAGGGGCTCGTGCAGATGATCCCTGGGCATGGGCCGGCCGTAGCCAGGCCGGACCTCGGGCGCACCGACGAGATCTATGAGCTCAGGGCGCTGCTCGAAGGCATTGCGGCACGCGCCTGCGCCCTGTCGGCCACCGGCGAGCAACTGGCGACGCTCGAACGCGCGCTGGCGGATCTGTTCGAGGCATGGGCATCGGGGACGCCGCCGGCGGTGATGCGGGCGACGACGAAATTCTACGAGGCACTGTTCGAGGCCGCCGACAAGCGCGTCGCCTGGGAAATCGTCAGCGGGCTGAATGTCCGCATCAACCAGCTTCGTTCGATGACCATCGTCTCGACCAACCGGCGCGAAGCGGCGATCGCCGAGATGAACGAGATCATGGATGCGATCCGCGCACGCAAGCCGGAAGAGGCGGAAGCCGCGGCGCGGCGCCATGTCGAATCCGCCTGGCAGATCGCCCGCACGGCGCTGCGACCGCCGGCATGA